A portion of the Alkalilimnicola sp. S0819 genome contains these proteins:
- a CDS encoding lipopolysaccharide assembly LapA domain-containing protein, whose product MGRIVAIILLLLVVLFGLSFAIANAQSVTLEFYLGQWTLPLSLALVFALIIGALLGVLASLGLITRQRRELRRLRRNQSQSRKELDELRKLPLRDPS is encoded by the coding sequence ATGGGTCGAATCGTTGCCATCATCCTGCTGCTGCTGGTCGTGCTGTTCGGCCTGAGCTTCGCCATCGCCAACGCCCAGTCCGTGACCCTGGAATTCTACCTGGGTCAGTGGACGCTTCCCCTGTCCCTGGCCCTGGTCTTCGCGCTGATCATCGGAGCGCTGCTGGGGGTGCTGGCCTCACTGGGGCTGATCACCCGCCAGCGCCGTGAGCTGCGCCGCCTGCGTCGCAACCAGTCGCAAAGCCGGAAGGAACTCGACGAGCTGCGCAAGCTGCCCCTGCGGGACCCGAGCTGA
- a CDS encoding integration host factor subunit beta, whose translation MTKSELIEVIASKQQHLAYKDVELSVKTLLEQMSEALASGQRIEIRGFGSFSLHHRPPRIGRNPKTGEPVALPGKYVPHFKPGKQMRERVNPH comes from the coding sequence ATGACGAAGTCCGAGCTGATTGAGGTCATCGCTTCCAAGCAACAGCATCTGGCTTACAAGGACGTGGAACTGTCCGTGAAGACCCTGCTGGAGCAGATGAGCGAGGCCCTGGCCAGCGGCCAGCGTATCGAGATCCGCGGTTTCGGCAGCTTCTCGCTGCACCATCGGCCGCCGCGCATCGGGCGCAACCCCAAGACCGGCGAACCGGTGGCCCTGCCCGGCAAGTACGTGCCGCACTTCAAGCCCGGCAAGCAGATGCGGGAACGCGTTAACCCCCACTGA
- the rpsA gene encoding 30S ribosomal protein S1 codes for MSESFAELFEQSLQATEMRPGAIVMGKVVAIDSESVTVNAGLKSEAVIPLNQFYNEDGDVEVVVGDEVEVALDAVEDGFGETRLSREKAKRHHAWKFLEDAFEKGETVTGQISGKVKGGFTVDLSHVRAFLPGSLVDIRPVRDTTYLEGKDLEFKVIKLDPRRNNVVVSRRAVVEEEYSAEREALLEKLQEGQVLKGIVKNLTDYGAFVDLGGIDGLLHITDMAWRRVKHPSEVVEVGQEIEVKVLKFDRERNRVSLGLKQLGEDPWENIARRYPENARVFGKVTNITDYGCFVEIEEGVEGLVHVSEMDWTNKNVNPAKVVSVGDETEVMILDIDEERRRISLGMKQCQRNPWEVFADTHSKGDKVSGAIKSITDFGIFVGLDGGIDGLVHLSDLSWSDQGEDVVREFKKGEEVEAVVLSVDPERERISLGIKQLEQDPFGSWVAANPKGSIVKGTIREVDAKGAIVDLGEEIEGYIRASDISRDRVEDARSVLKEGEEVEAKFMAVDRKNRAISLSIKAKDFADEAQMVQDYARPTSAGTTTLGDLLKEQMDKGE; via the coding sequence ATGAGCGAAAGCTTTGCTGAACTTTTTGAACAGAGCCTGCAAGCCACCGAGATGCGCCCCGGCGCCATCGTCATGGGCAAGGTGGTTGCCATCGACAGCGAGTCTGTCACGGTCAACGCGGGCCTGAAGTCCGAAGCGGTGATTCCGCTGAACCAGTTCTACAACGAAGACGGTGACGTCGAAGTCGTCGTGGGCGACGAAGTCGAAGTCGCGCTGGACGCTGTGGAAGACGGTTTCGGCGAGACCCGCCTGTCCCGGGAGAAGGCCAAGCGGCATCACGCCTGGAAGTTCCTCGAAGATGCCTTCGAGAAGGGCGAGACCGTCACCGGCCAGATCAGCGGCAAGGTCAAGGGCGGCTTCACTGTGGATCTCAGCCACGTGCGCGCCTTCCTGCCCGGCTCCCTGGTGGACATCCGCCCGGTGCGTGACACCACGTACCTGGAAGGCAAGGACCTGGAGTTCAAGGTCATCAAGCTGGATCCCCGCCGCAACAACGTGGTGGTGTCCCGCCGCGCCGTGGTCGAGGAAGAGTACAGCGCCGAGCGCGAGGCCCTGCTGGAGAAGTTGCAGGAAGGCCAGGTGCTCAAGGGCATCGTCAAGAACCTCACCGACTACGGCGCGTTCGTGGATCTGGGTGGTATCGACGGCCTGCTGCACATCACCGATATGGCCTGGCGTCGCGTCAAGCACCCCTCCGAGGTGGTGGAAGTCGGCCAGGAAATCGAAGTCAAGGTGCTCAAGTTCGACCGCGAGCGCAACCGCGTCTCCCTGGGCCTGAAGCAGCTGGGCGAAGATCCGTGGGAGAACATTGCCCGTCGTTACCCGGAAAATGCCCGGGTCTTCGGCAAGGTCACCAACATCACCGATTACGGCTGCTTCGTGGAAATCGAGGAAGGCGTGGAAGGCCTGGTGCACGTCTCCGAGATGGACTGGACCAACAAGAACGTCAACCCGGCCAAGGTCGTTTCCGTGGGTGACGAGACCGAAGTGATGATCCTCGACATCGACGAGGAACGTCGCCGCATTTCCCTGGGCATGAAGCAGTGCCAGCGCAACCCGTGGGAAGTCTTCGCCGACACCCACAGCAAGGGCGACAAGGTCAGCGGTGCGATCAAGTCCATCACCGACTTCGGCATCTTCGTCGGCCTGGACGGCGGCATCGATGGTCTGGTGCATCTGTCCGACCTGTCCTGGAGCGACCAGGGCGAAGACGTGGTGCGCGAGTTCAAGAAGGGTGAGGAAGTGGAAGCCGTGGTGCTGTCCGTGGACCCCGAGCGCGAGCGCATCTCCCTGGGCATCAAGCAGCTGGAACAGGACCCCTTCGGTTCCTGGGTCGCCGCCAACCCCAAGGGCAGCATCGTCAAGGGCACCATCCGCGAAGTGGACGCCAAGGGCGCCATCGTCGACCTGGGCGAGGAGATCGAGGGTTACATCCGTGCCTCCGACATCTCCCGCGACCGGGTGGAAGATGCCCGCAGCGTGCTGAAGGAAGGTGAAGAGGTCGAGGCCAAGTTCATGGCCGTGGACCGCAAGAACCGCGCCATCAGCCTCTCCATCAAGGCCAAGGACTTCGCCGACGAAGCCCAGATGGTGCAGGACTACGCGCGTCCCACCTCCGCCGGCACCACCACCCTCGGCGATCTGCTCAAGGAGCAGATGGACAAGGGCGAGTAA
- the cmk gene encoding (d)CMP kinase, with product MMGEIPIVTIDGPGGAGKGTVARHLAGARGWHFLDSGAIYRVLGLAVLRQGLDPRADHEAVVALARALPVSFGEQGEVWLDGEEVSAEIRTEKAGSRASVVAAIPAVREALLERQRAFGRAPGLVADGRDMGTVVFPGAPVKIFLTASAAERARRRHKQLKEQGLHANVDDLSKEIAERDRRDMERSVSPLKPATGATQVDTTELALDEVVEKVMSIVRAKLGD from the coding sequence GTGATGGGCGAGATCCCGATAGTCACCATCGACGGCCCCGGAGGCGCCGGCAAGGGTACCGTGGCGCGGCACCTGGCCGGCGCGCGGGGCTGGCATTTTCTGGACAGTGGCGCAATTTATCGGGTGCTGGGTCTGGCGGTGTTGCGCCAGGGCCTGGACCCGCGGGCCGATCATGAGGCCGTGGTGGCGCTGGCCCGCGCCCTGCCGGTGAGCTTCGGCGAGCAGGGCGAGGTGTGGCTGGACGGCGAGGAGGTGAGCGCCGAGATCCGCACCGAGAAGGCGGGCAGTCGCGCCTCGGTGGTGGCGGCCATCCCCGCGGTGCGCGAGGCGCTGCTGGAGCGCCAGCGTGCGTTCGGCCGAGCGCCGGGGCTGGTGGCCGACGGGCGTGACATGGGTACGGTGGTGTTCCCCGGCGCGCCGGTGAAGATCTTTCTCACCGCCAGCGCCGCGGAGCGGGCCCGACGACGGCATAAGCAGTTGAAGGAGCAAGGGCTTCATGCTAACGTCGACGATCTTTCGAAAGAGATCGCCGAGCGGGACAGGCGGGATATGGAACGCAGTGTTTCCCCCCTCAAGCCCGCCACTGGCGCCACCCAGGTGGATACCACTGAACTGGCGCTGGATGAGGTGGTCGAAAAAGTGATGTCCATCGTACGAGCGAAGCTCGGCGATTGA
- the aroA gene encoding 3-phosphoshikimate 1-carboxyvinyltransferase: protein MVFELKPGGAVRGRFRVPGDKSVSHRAVMLGALAEGVTEVQGFLEGEDALATLATFRALGVRIDGPEQGRLRIHGVGLHGLRAPAEPLYLGNSGTTMRLLSGLLAGQSFDCTLTGDHSLSVRPMRRVTEPLARMGARIDTTDAGTAPLRIHGGTPLKGIDYALPVASAQVKSALLLAGLYAEGETRVTEPAPTRDHTERMLAGMGYAVRRDGASVSLRGGGKLRAASIDVPADISSAAFFLVAASIAEGSDLTLEHVGMNPTRTGVVDILKLMGADIDVLNPREVGGEPVADLRVRHAPLRGVQIPEELVPLAIDEFPVLFVAAACAQGETLLTGAEELRVKESDRIAVMAEGLRTLGADAEPTPDGMRIRGGGLGGGTVHSHSDHRIAMSFAVASLRAQAPIRIEDCANVNTSFPGFVALAREAGLNIEQGPA from the coding sequence GTGGTGTTCGAGCTGAAACCCGGCGGCGCGGTGCGTGGCCGTTTTCGGGTTCCCGGCGACAAGTCCGTCTCCCATCGCGCCGTGATGCTGGGTGCCCTGGCCGAGGGCGTGACCGAGGTGCAGGGCTTCCTGGAGGGGGAGGATGCGCTGGCGACCCTGGCCACCTTCCGCGCTCTGGGCGTGCGCATCGACGGCCCCGAGCAGGGGCGGTTGCGCATCCATGGGGTGGGCCTGCACGGGCTGCGGGCACCCGCCGAGCCGCTCTACCTGGGTAATTCCGGTACGACCATGCGCCTGCTCAGCGGCCTGCTGGCCGGCCAATCCTTCGACTGCACCCTCACCGGGGACCACTCCCTCTCCGTGCGTCCCATGCGCCGGGTGACCGAGCCCCTGGCGCGGATGGGCGCGCGCATCGACACCACCGACGCGGGCACCGCGCCGCTGCGTATTCATGGCGGCACGCCGCTCAAGGGCATCGACTACGCCTTGCCCGTGGCCAGTGCCCAGGTGAAATCCGCGCTGTTGTTGGCGGGGCTGTACGCCGAGGGCGAGACCCGGGTGACCGAGCCCGCGCCCACCCGCGACCATACCGAGCGCATGCTCGCCGGCATGGGCTATGCCGTGCGGCGGGATGGCGCCAGCGTCAGCCTGCGCGGCGGCGGCAAGCTGCGAGCGGCCAGCATCGATGTGCCGGCGGACATCTCCTCGGCCGCCTTCTTCCTGGTGGCGGCCAGCATCGCCGAAGGCTCCGATCTGACCCTGGAGCATGTGGGCATGAATCCCACCCGCACCGGTGTGGTGGATATCCTCAAGCTCATGGGGGCGGACATCGACGTGCTGAACCCTCGTGAGGTGGGGGGCGAGCCGGTGGCCGATCTGCGGGTGCGGCATGCGCCCCTGCGCGGCGTGCAAATTCCCGAGGAGCTGGTGCCGCTGGCCATCGACGAATTCCCCGTGCTGTTCGTGGCGGCGGCCTGTGCGCAAGGGGAAACCCTGCTCACCGGCGCCGAGGAGTTGCGGGTCAAGGAGAGTGACCGCATTGCGGTCATGGCCGAGGGGCTGCGCACCCTGGGTGCGGACGCCGAGCCCACGCCGGATGGCATGCGCATACGCGGCGGCGGCCTGGGTGGCGGCACGGTGCACAGCCACAGCGATCACCGCATAGCCATGTCCTTCGCCGTGGCTTCCCTGCGCGCCCAGGCGCCCATCCGCATCGAGGACTGTGCCAACGTGAACACCTCCTTCCCCGGCTTCGTGGCCCTGGCCCGTGAGGCGGGGCTGAACATCGAGCAGGGGCCGGCGTGA
- a CDS encoding prephenate dehydrogenase, whose product MAGFSRITVIGVGLIGGSLARALKAAGACEHIVGCGRNEDNLRRAVELGVIDEYRLAPAEAVRGAELVMVCVPLGAMRRVFEAMAPGLDPGAIVTDAGSAKACVAEDARAVFADTRRVVPGHPIAGTEKSGVEASFEELYRRRRVILTPLAETEPAATARVRALWEAAGAWVSEMSPEHHDEVLAATSHLPHLLAYGLVDTLARWEDQPEIFRYAAGGFRDFTRIASSDPVMWRDICLGNRDALLSVLERYMADVQMLHGLVRDGDGPALERVFRSANEARAEFLRLLEQ is encoded by the coding sequence ATGGCGGGCTTCTCCCGTATCACGGTCATCGGCGTGGGCCTGATCGGCGGTTCCCTGGCCCGGGCGCTGAAGGCCGCCGGGGCCTGCGAGCACATCGTCGGCTGTGGGCGCAATGAAGACAACCTGCGCCGGGCGGTGGAGCTGGGCGTGATTGACGAATACCGGCTGGCGCCCGCCGAGGCGGTGCGCGGCGCCGAGCTGGTCATGGTGTGCGTGCCTCTGGGGGCGATGCGGCGGGTGTTCGAAGCCATGGCGCCGGGGCTGGACCCGGGTGCCATCGTCACCGATGCCGGCAGTGCCAAGGCGTGCGTGGCCGAGGATGCCCGCGCCGTCTTCGCCGATACCCGCCGTGTGGTGCCGGGGCACCCCATTGCCGGCACCGAGAAAAGCGGCGTGGAGGCCTCCTTCGAGGAGCTCTACCGGCGTCGCCGGGTGATCCTGACCCCCCTGGCCGAGACCGAGCCCGCCGCCACGGCCCGGGTGCGCGCCCTGTGGGAGGCGGCCGGGGCCTGGGTCAGTGAAATGAGCCCCGAGCACCACGACGAGGTGCTCGCCGCCACCTCCCATCTGCCACACCTGCTGGCCTATGGGCTGGTGGATACGCTGGCGCGCTGGGAGGACCAGCCGGAGATCTTCCGTTACGCCGCCGGCGGCTTTCGGGATTTCACCCGCATCGCCTCCAGCGACCCGGTGATGTGGCGGGATATCTGCCTGGGCAACCGGGATGCGCTGCTCTCGGTGCTGGAGCGTTACATGGCCGACGTGCAAATGCTCCACGGTCTGGTGCGTGACGGCGACGGCCCGGCGTTGGAGCGGGTGTTTCGCAGTGCCAACGAGGCTCGCGCGGAGTTCCTGCGCCTGCTGGAGCAATAG
- the hisC gene encoding histidinol-phosphate transaminase — MSFCDLAVPGVQALQPYQPGKPMSELARELGLRPEQIVKLASNENPLGPSPKALAAAREALAESHRYPDGNAFELRAALAEHHGVEPGQITLGSGSNDVLELVARAFLRTGLKCVFSQHAFAVYPIATQAVGAEAVVVPALGADSDSPAGHDLEAMADAVDADTRVVFIANPNNPTGTWVGAEAVERFLARMPAHVIVVLDEAYVEYAARAPGYREGSYLLARHPNLIITRTFSKAYGLGGLRVGYGLSDPQVADLLNRVRMPFNVNNVAQAAATAALDDREHLRRSVELNGREMQRLGQALAGMGLSSLPSAANFLCTRVGPRAEEVNQGLLRQGVIVRPVGGGYQLPEYLRFSIGTEAENDRLLQALAVLRDEGLLGAD, encoded by the coding sequence ATGAGTTTCTGCGACCTGGCTGTCCCCGGCGTTCAGGCCCTGCAGCCCTACCAGCCGGGCAAGCCCATGAGCGAGCTGGCCCGGGAGCTGGGCCTGCGCCCGGAGCAGATCGTCAAGCTGGCCTCCAACGAGAACCCGTTGGGCCCCAGCCCCAAGGCGCTGGCCGCCGCCCGCGAAGCCTTGGCGGAAAGTCATCGCTACCCGGACGGCAATGCCTTCGAGCTGCGCGCCGCGCTGGCCGAGCATCATGGGGTGGAGCCTGGGCAGATCACCCTGGGCAGCGGCTCCAACGACGTGCTGGAGCTGGTGGCGCGCGCGTTCCTGCGTACGGGCCTGAAATGCGTGTTTTCCCAGCATGCCTTTGCCGTCTATCCCATCGCCACCCAGGCGGTGGGGGCGGAGGCCGTGGTGGTGCCGGCGCTGGGGGCGGATTCCGACAGCCCCGCCGGGCATGATCTGGAGGCCATGGCCGACGCGGTGGACGCGGACACCCGGGTGGTGTTCATCGCCAACCCCAACAACCCCACCGGTACCTGGGTGGGTGCCGAAGCGGTGGAGCGTTTCCTGGCGCGGATGCCCGCACACGTCATCGTGGTGCTGGACGAGGCCTACGTGGAGTACGCGGCCCGGGCGCCGGGCTACCGGGAAGGCAGCTACCTGCTCGCCCGCCACCCCAATCTGATCATCACCCGCACCTTCTCCAAGGCCTACGGCCTGGGCGGGCTGCGGGTGGGCTATGGGCTGTCCGACCCCCAGGTGGCGGATCTGCTCAACCGGGTGCGCATGCCCTTCAATGTGAACAACGTGGCCCAGGCCGCGGCCACAGCGGCGCTGGATGATCGGGAGCATCTGCGCCGTTCGGTGGAACTCAATGGCCGGGAGATGCAGCGTCTGGGTCAGGCGCTCGCCGGCATGGGCCTGAGCAGCCTGCCCTCGGCGGCGAACTTTCTCTGCACCCGGGTTGGCCCCCGCGCCGAGGAGGTCAACCAGGGGCTGCTGCGCCAGGGTGTGATCGTGCGCCCGGTGGGGGGCGGCTATCAGCTCCCTGAGTATCTGCGTTTCAGCATTGGTACCGAAGCCGAGAATGACCGGCTCCTGCAGGCCTTGGCGGTGCTGCGCGACGAAGGGCTGTTGGGGGCGGACTGA
- the pheA gene encoding prephenate dehydratase, with translation MSEADKLQKVREQIDTLDGELLALFNRRAELAAEVARIKREAGEKEDFYRPEREAAILRRVRERNPGPLAGEQVAVLFREVMSACLALQQPVKVAYLGPEGTYTNAAAVKHFGHGMLFESLPAIDTVFREVESGNVQYGVVPVENSTEGVVTHTLDRFMSSPLQIIGEVELPIHHNLCTLAEQMDDIRTVYSHQQALGQCRGWLDLHLPRAERVAVSSTAEAARLAAENPQAAAIASEVAADKYALSILHARVQDGAINTTRFLVLGQQSPPPTGNDKTSLVVSRVNKSGGLATLLAPLARYGLDMSRIESRPSRQGQWEYVFFIDILGHAEDTGLKRALGEMERVSSLFKVLGSYPRAAH, from the coding sequence ATGAGCGAAGCCGACAAGCTGCAGAAGGTTCGCGAGCAGATCGATACCCTGGACGGGGAACTGCTGGCGCTGTTCAACCGCCGTGCCGAACTGGCCGCCGAGGTGGCCCGCATCAAGCGCGAGGCCGGCGAGAAGGAAGATTTCTATCGTCCGGAGCGCGAGGCGGCCATTCTGCGCCGGGTCCGCGAGCGAAACCCCGGGCCGCTTGCCGGCGAGCAAGTGGCGGTGCTGTTCCGCGAAGTCATGTCCGCCTGTCTGGCCCTGCAGCAGCCGGTGAAGGTGGCGTACCTGGGGCCGGAAGGGACCTATACCAACGCCGCTGCGGTGAAACACTTCGGCCACGGCATGCTGTTCGAGTCCCTGCCCGCCATCGATACGGTGTTCCGTGAAGTGGAATCGGGCAATGTGCAGTACGGCGTCGTGCCGGTGGAGAACTCCACCGAAGGGGTGGTGACCCATACCCTGGACCGTTTCATGAGCTCACCGCTGCAGATCATCGGCGAGGTGGAGCTGCCTATCCACCACAATCTGTGCACCCTGGCCGAGCAGATGGACGATATCCGCACCGTCTACTCCCACCAGCAGGCGCTGGGGCAGTGCCGCGGCTGGCTGGATCTGCACCTGCCTCGCGCCGAGCGGGTGGCGGTGAGCAGCACGGCGGAAGCCGCCCGGCTCGCGGCGGAAAACCCCCAGGCCGCTGCCATCGCCAGCGAGGTGGCCGCCGACAAGTACGCCCTGAGCATACTCCACGCGCGGGTACAGGATGGGGCGATCAACACCACCCGCTTCCTGGTGCTGGGTCAGCAATCGCCGCCGCCCACCGGCAATGACAAGACCTCCCTGGTGGTCTCCCGGGTGAATAAATCCGGCGGGCTCGCGACCCTGCTCGCGCCCCTGGCCCGTTACGGCCTGGACATGAGCCGCATCGAATCCCGTCCCAGCCGCCAGGGGCAGTGGGAGTACGTTTTCTTCATCGATATTCTGGGGCACGCCGAGGATACGGGCTTGAAGCGCGCGCTGGGCGAGATGGAGCGGGTCTCCAGCCTGTTCAAGGTCCTGGGGTCCTACCCCAGGGCGGCGCATTAG
- a CDS encoding phosphoglycerate dehydrogenase produces the protein MYKILTLNNISAKGLERLPRQSYEIASEIGHPDAILLRSYKMHDMEIPDTVKAIGRAGAGVNNIPVERMSERGVPVFNAPGANANAVKELVLAGMLLAARNLCQGWEFARGLSGDDARINQETEAGKKNFVGFELPGRTLGVIGLGAIGVKVANAARALGMDVIGFDPQITVNRAWELSSGVIQGQSVDEVMSRADFLTLHVPLNDHTRAMINADRIARMPKGATLLNFSRAGIIDDEAAVSALDAGQLWAYVCDFPSNLLKDHGRVITLPHLGASTREAEENCAIMVAEQVREFLETGNIRNSVNFPDINMPRGENGDRLTVVNANVPNMLGQISTALANAEINIDDMYNKSRGDLAYTIVDVEGRIPAQVVEEIQAISGVLAVRVIE, from the coding sequence ATGTACAAGATTCTGACCCTGAACAATATTTCCGCCAAGGGCCTGGAGCGCCTGCCGCGGCAGAGCTACGAGATCGCCTCCGAGATCGGTCACCCGGACGCCATCCTGCTGCGCTCGTACAAGATGCACGACATGGAGATCCCCGACACGGTCAAGGCCATCGGCCGGGCCGGCGCCGGGGTGAACAACATCCCCGTGGAGCGGATGAGCGAGCGCGGCGTGCCGGTGTTCAACGCCCCCGGCGCCAATGCCAACGCGGTCAAGGAGCTGGTGTTGGCGGGCATGCTGCTCGCCGCCCGCAACCTCTGCCAGGGCTGGGAGTTCGCCCGCGGCCTCTCCGGTGACGATGCTCGCATCAACCAGGAAACCGAGGCCGGCAAGAAGAACTTCGTGGGCTTCGAGCTGCCCGGGCGCACCCTGGGGGTGATCGGGCTGGGCGCCATCGGCGTGAAGGTGGCCAATGCCGCCCGGGCGCTCGGCATGGACGTGATCGGCTTCGATCCGCAGATCACCGTCAACCGGGCCTGGGAGCTGTCCTCCGGCGTGATCCAGGGGCAGAGCGTGGACGAGGTGATGAGCCGCGCCGATTTCCTCACCCTGCACGTGCCGCTCAACGATCACACCCGGGCCATGATCAACGCGGACCGTATCGCTCGCATGCCCAAGGGCGCCACCCTGTTGAACTTCTCCCGCGCCGGCATCATCGACGACGAGGCGGCGGTGAGCGCCCTGGACGCCGGTCAGCTCTGGGCCTATGTGTGTGATTTCCCCAGCAATTTGCTCAAGGACCATGGGCGGGTCATCACCCTGCCGCATCTGGGGGCCTCTACCCGCGAGGCGGAGGAGAACTGCGCCATCATGGTGGCCGAGCAGGTGCGCGAGTTCCTGGAGACCGGCAATATCCGCAACTCCGTGAACTTCCCCGACATCAACATGCCCCGTGGCGAGAACGGCGACCGCCTCACCGTGGTCAATGCCAACGTGCCCAATATGCTGGGGCAGATCTCCACCGCCCTGGCGAATGCCGAGATCAACATCGACGATATGTACAACAAGTCCCGTGGGGATCTGGCCTACACCATCGTGGATGTGGAAGGTCGCATTCCCGCGCAGGTGGTGGAGGAAATCCAGGCCATCAGCGGTGTGCTGGCGGTGCGAGTGATCGAGTAA
- the serC gene encoding 3-phosphoserine/phosphohydroxythreonine transaminase, which translates to MSRVFNFSAGPAALPEAVLKQVAEEMLDWRGSGMSVMEMSHRGKEFVAIAAEAEADLRELMNIPDNYKVLFLQGGATGQFAGIPMNLLRGKTRADYIDTGAWSKKAIKEARKYCEVNVAAASPEGRLEVPPQSEWQLSADAAYVHYTPNETISGVEFPFVPEVDVPLVADMSSTILSRPVDVSKFGLIYAGAQKNIGPSGLTLVIVREDLIGEVLPATPTVWDYKIQADADSMSNTPPTYGWYVAGLVFKWLKGLGGLEGMAEINRRKAEKLYAAIDDSPFYANPVKPTDRSWMNVPFTLADDSLDATFLQEAKANGLVTLKGHRSVGGMRASIYNAMPEEGVDALVAFMADFEKRHG; encoded by the coding sequence ATGTCGCGGGTGTTCAACTTCAGCGCCGGTCCGGCAGCCCTGCCGGAAGCCGTACTCAAGCAGGTCGCCGAGGAAATGCTGGACTGGCGGGGTTCCGGCATGTCGGTGATGGAAATGAGCCATCGAGGCAAGGAGTTCGTCGCCATCGCCGCCGAGGCCGAAGCCGATCTGCGCGAGCTGATGAACATCCCCGACAACTACAAGGTGCTGTTCCTGCAGGGCGGGGCCACCGGCCAGTTCGCCGGCATTCCCATGAACCTGCTGCGCGGCAAGACCCGCGCCGACTACATCGACACCGGCGCCTGGTCCAAGAAGGCGATCAAGGAAGCGCGCAAGTACTGCGAAGTGAATGTCGCCGCCGCCAGCCCCGAGGGTCGCCTGGAAGTGCCGCCCCAGAGCGAGTGGCAGCTCTCCGCTGACGCCGCCTATGTGCACTACACGCCCAACGAGACCATCAGCGGCGTGGAGTTCCCCTTCGTGCCCGAGGTGGACGTGCCGCTGGTGGCCGATATGTCCTCCACCATCCTCTCCCGCCCGGTGGATGTGTCCAAATTCGGCCTGATCTACGCCGGTGCCCAGAAGAACATCGGCCCCTCGGGCCTGACCCTGGTGATCGTTCGCGAGGATCTGATCGGCGAAGTGCTGCCGGCCACCCCCACGGTCTGGGATTACAAGATCCAGGCCGATGCCGATTCCATGTCCAACACCCCGCCCACCTACGGCTGGTATGTCGCCGGGCTGGTGTTCAAGTGGCTGAAGGGGCTGGGCGGTCTGGAAGGCATGGCCGAGATCAACCGTCGCAAGGCCGAGAAGCTGTACGCCGCCATCGATGATTCCCCCTTCTACGCCAACCCGGTGAAGCCCACGGACCGCTCCTGGATGAACGTGCCCTTCACCCTGGCCGACGACAGCCTGGACGCCACCTTCCTCCAGGAAGCCAAGGCCAACGGCCTGGTCACCCTGAAGGGGCATCGCTCGGTGGGCGGCATGCGGGCGAGCATTTACAACGCCATGCCGGAAGAGGGCGTGGATGCTCTGGTCGCCTTCATGGCGGATTTCGAGAAGCGCCACGGCTGA